One window of Alteromonas sp. LMIT006 genomic DNA carries:
- the yajC gene encoding preprotein translocase subunit YajC — protein MSLFIADAHAQTAGAPAGGSGIELLIMLAVFGLIFYFLLYRPQAKRVKEHKNLVASLAKGDEVITGGGLMGKITKVTDEKDFIEIALNDNNNVLVQKNAVTAVLPKGTMKSL, from the coding sequence ATGTCATTATTTATAGCAGACGCTCACGCTCAAACCGCCGGTGCTCCAGCAGGAGGAAGTGGTATTGAATTATTAATTATGTTGGCTGTGTTCGGCTTGATTTTTTACTTTTTATTGTACCGCCCGCAAGCTAAGCGTGTAAAAGAGCACAAAAATCTTGTTGCGTCTTTGGCAAAGGGCGATGAAGTGATTACTGGTGGTGGTTTAATGGGTAAAATCACCAAAGTAACAGATGAAAAAGATTTCATCGAAATTGCGTTAAACGACAATAATAATGTCTTGGTACAAAAGAACGCCGTCACAGCCGTTTTGCCAAAAGGCACGATGAAGTCGCTATAA
- the secD gene encoding protein translocase subunit SecD, whose protein sequence is MLNKTPIWKYFLVVIVLGLCALYAMPNLYGEDHAIQISASRNAVVNEQLLARVESTLANAEIKTKRSELDVDKLLIRLFDSDSQLVARETIQRALGDDYIVAMNLAPDTPQWLADLGGSPMKLGLDLRGGVHFLMEVDMNSAIAKAQEDLVGDFRTSLREENLRYRSVKPVGQNVQVQFRDQDTLDSAKFFLRNRNGDLLFSERDGLILDVAFSENRLRLIRDNAVKQNITIIRERVNQLGVAEPVVQKQGAERIVVQLPGIQDTAKAKEILNATATLEFRMVDQDNDVRDALNGRVPPSSILLNDRSGQPYLLKKRVMLTGNHIVDANSGVDEYGVPQVNISLDSKGGTKMSQGTKDNIGNPMATVFIEYKTTGERDANGNLIFEKKEEIISVATIQARLGASFRITGLDSPKEARDLALLLRAGALIAPISIVEERTVGPSLGAENIELGMIAIQSGLALVLIFMLFYYKAFGIVANIALVTNLVMIVGIMSMIPGATLTLPGMAGIVLTVGMAVDANVLIYERIREELREGRSPQQAIHHGYDSAFSTILDANITTFIAGLILFAVGTGPIKGFSITLMIGIITSMFTAIVVTRVLVNAIWGGRRIEKLWI, encoded by the coding sequence GTGTTAAATAAGACCCCCATTTGGAAATATTTTCTTGTCGTCATCGTACTTGGTCTGTGCGCGTTATACGCTATGCCAAACTTGTATGGTGAGGATCATGCCATTCAAATCTCTGCTAGCCGTAATGCAGTCGTTAATGAACAGCTGCTAGCACGTGTTGAGTCTACGCTTGCGAACGCAGAGATCAAAACCAAACGCAGTGAATTAGACGTAGACAAACTCCTAATCAGGCTGTTTGATTCAGACTCCCAATTAGTGGCCCGAGAAACTATTCAGCGCGCGTTAGGTGACGATTACATTGTAGCCATGAACCTTGCCCCTGATACGCCCCAATGGCTAGCTGATCTCGGTGGTTCGCCAATGAAGCTAGGCTTAGATTTACGAGGTGGTGTACATTTTTTGATGGAAGTGGATATGAATTCCGCTATCGCTAAAGCCCAGGAAGATTTGGTTGGAGATTTTCGCACCTCTTTGCGTGAAGAAAATTTGCGCTATCGCTCGGTAAAACCGGTCGGGCAAAATGTCCAGGTACAATTTCGCGATCAAGACACGTTAGACAGTGCTAAATTCTTTTTGCGTAACCGCAACGGTGATTTGTTATTCAGTGAACGGGACGGCCTCATTTTAGATGTGGCTTTTTCCGAGAATCGCTTACGCTTAATCCGTGATAACGCAGTCAAGCAGAACATTACCATTATTCGTGAGCGGGTGAACCAACTTGGTGTTGCAGAGCCAGTTGTGCAAAAGCAAGGCGCAGAACGCATTGTGGTTCAATTACCGGGCATTCAAGATACGGCGAAAGCCAAAGAGATTTTGAACGCGACTGCGACTCTAGAATTTCGCATGGTTGACCAAGATAACGATGTTCGCGATGCATTGAATGGACGAGTACCGCCTTCTTCTATTCTTCTCAATGACCGTTCAGGACAGCCATATTTACTCAAAAAACGCGTCATGCTAACGGGTAATCACATTGTGGACGCCAACTCGGGCGTTGATGAATACGGAGTGCCACAGGTCAATATTTCACTTGATTCTAAAGGTGGCACGAAGATGTCCCAAGGAACCAAAGATAATATTGGTAACCCAATGGCAACGGTATTCATAGAATACAAAACGACGGGTGAGCGAGATGCGAATGGCAACCTGATTTTTGAGAAAAAAGAAGAGATTATTTCTGTCGCAACAATTCAAGCTCGCTTAGGTGCCTCGTTCCGTATTACGGGGTTAGATTCGCCTAAAGAAGCTAGAGATTTGGCTTTGTTATTAAGAGCGGGTGCTTTGATTGCTCCTATTTCAATTGTCGAAGAGCGTACCGTGGGTCCAAGTCTAGGTGCAGAGAACATTGAATTAGGTATGATTGCCATTCAATCGGGTTTGGCTTTAGTACTGATTTTTATGTTGTTTTATTATAAAGCTTTCGGCATCGTGGCGAATATCGCATTGGTCACTAACCTAGTGATGATAGTGGGTATTATGTCTATGATCCCCGGTGCAACGCTTACTCTACCTGGTATGGCCGGGATTGTTCTGACTGTTGGTATGGCCGTAGATGCAAATGTATTGATATACGAGCGAATACGAGAAGAACTCCGTGAAGGTCGCTCGCCACAGCAAGCCATTCATCATGGTTACGATAGTGCATTTTCTACTATTTTAGATGCAAATATCACGACTTTTATTGCTGGTTTGATTTTGTTCGCTGTCGGTACCGGACCAATTAAGGGTTTCTCTATTACCTTAATGATTGGCATCATCACCTCTATGTTCACGGCAATTGTTGTAACTAGAGTACTAGTGAATGCTATCTGGGGTGGTCGTCGCATTGAAAAGTTGTGGATTTAG
- the secF gene encoding protein translocase subunit SecF, with amino-acid sequence MQLLKINSTIKFMKLRIPAMVLSSLLILGSLTSLAVNQLNWGLDFTGGTLIEVGYPKAAKLDEIRAQLDEAGFSDAIVQNFGSSQDVLIRIAPRDGVKAAQIGDQIMASLRADGTDVDMRRIEFVGPQVGEELTEQGGLAMLTALICILLYVMMRFEWRFALGSVSALAHDVIITLGLFSVLQLEFDLTILAAILAVIGYSLNDTIVVSDRIRENFRKIRKEEPEGIINISLTQTLNRTIITSVTTILVLLALFFKGGALIHGFSTALLFGVVIGTYSSIYISSSVALLLGISKEDLIPEQVEKEGEDLDPLL; translated from the coding sequence ATGCAATTATTAAAAATAAACTCCACAATTAAGTTTATGAAATTGCGCATACCTGCGATGGTTTTGTCTAGTTTATTGATTTTGGGGTCACTTACCTCTTTGGCGGTAAACCAACTTAATTGGGGCTTAGATTTTACTGGTGGTACGCTCATAGAAGTGGGTTACCCTAAAGCGGCTAAGCTTGATGAAATTCGAGCGCAATTGGATGAAGCTGGCTTTTCCGATGCAATCGTACAAAACTTTGGTAGTTCACAAGATGTCTTAATCCGAATTGCTCCACGCGATGGGGTAAAAGCGGCTCAGATAGGTGACCAAATTATGGCGTCACTGCGGGCAGATGGCACAGATGTGGACATGCGTCGAATTGAATTCGTAGGTCCTCAAGTGGGAGAAGAGTTGACGGAACAAGGTGGTTTAGCCATGTTGACAGCGTTGATTTGTATCTTGTTGTACGTCATGATGCGCTTTGAATGGCGTTTTGCGCTGGGTTCTGTCAGCGCGCTTGCGCATGACGTAATCATCACGCTAGGTTTGTTTTCGGTGTTACAACTCGAGTTTGATCTGACCATATTGGCTGCAATATTAGCGGTCATAGGCTATTCACTTAACGACACGATTGTTGTATCAGACCGTATCCGTGAAAACTTTCGCAAAATTCGTAAAGAAGAACCAGAAGGTATTATCAATATCTCTCTGACCCAGACACTGAATCGAACCATTATTACATCTGTAACAACGATATTAGTTTTGTTAGCGCTATTTTTTAAAGGTGGTGCATTGATACATGGCTTCTCAACGGCGTTGTTATTTGGCGTCGTAATTGGAACTTACTCTTCAATTTATATCTCGAGTTCAGTTGCGCTGTTATTAGGTATTTCAAAAGAAGACTTGATACCTGAACAGGTTGAGAAAGAGGGCGAAGACCTAGACCCGTTATTGTAA
- the suhB gene encoding inositol-1-monophosphatase: MHPMLNIAIRAARTAGNIITRGFENRDDLNIDMKGANDFVTKVDREAEAAIISKIQQSYPDHSFLGEESGETLDNPDYQWIIDPLDGTTNFIQGIPHFAVSIALKIKGKLEIAVVFDPIRGDLFTATKGQGAQLNGFRIRCGKRRELSSAIIATAFPFRDKARIADYMSKFTPILIQSGDIRRSGSAALDMAYTAAGKYDGYFEAKLKPWDIAAGMLLIRESGGVVTDFQGGENILASGDVVCGNPKVTQQLLKYLNKA; this comes from the coding sequence ATGCATCCAATGCTTAACATCGCCATTCGTGCCGCGCGCACGGCAGGCAACATTATTACCCGTGGCTTTGAAAACCGCGATGATTTGAATATTGATATGAAAGGGGCAAATGATTTTGTCACTAAAGTTGACCGCGAAGCAGAAGCGGCCATAATCAGTAAGATTCAACAGTCCTACCCAGACCATAGTTTTCTCGGTGAAGAATCCGGTGAGACACTTGATAACCCAGATTATCAATGGATCATTGACCCACTCGATGGTACGACCAACTTCATCCAAGGGATCCCACATTTTGCTGTTTCTATCGCTTTAAAAATAAAAGGCAAACTTGAAATTGCTGTCGTCTTTGACCCAATTCGCGGTGATTTGTTTACCGCCACCAAAGGACAAGGCGCTCAGTTAAACGGCTTTCGCATTCGTTGTGGCAAACGTCGTGAGTTATCTTCAGCGATTATTGCGACAGCTTTTCCGTTTCGCGATAAAGCCCGAATTGCCGATTACATGTCAAAATTTACACCCATCTTAATTCAATCAGGAGATATTCGTCGTTCGGGTTCAGCAGCACTTGATATGGCCTACACAGCCGCGGGCAAATACGATGGGTATTTTGAAGCCAAGCTAAAACCATGGGACATCGCCGCGGGTATGCTTCTGATTCGTGAATCAGGTGGTGTGGTCACTGATTTCCAAGGTGGAGAAAACATATTGGCATCAGGTGATGTCGTGTGTGGCAATCCAAAAGTCACCCAACAGTTACTAAAATATTTGAACAAAGCTTAA
- the trmJ gene encoding tRNA (cytosine(32)/uridine(32)-2'-O)-methyltransferase TrmJ, with protein MLENIKIVLVNTSHTGNIGSTARAMKTMGLSQLVLVDPISAPDGKSSALAAGAGDVLAQAKTVSKLEEAIADCSLVVGTSARSRTLPWPMLEPRECGVRMVKESLSGPVALVFGRENNGLTNEELQQCHYHVCIPANPEYSSLNLAAAVQTLCYEIRMGYLKQNEYPDVEQEYPLAEDLERFYAHLESTLKDTGFVVENHPGQVMVKLRRLFNRARPERHELNILRGMLSSIDKK; from the coding sequence ATGCTTGAAAACATTAAGATTGTATTAGTGAATACCTCTCACACCGGCAACATAGGTTCAACGGCTCGGGCAATGAAAACTATGGGGTTAAGTCAATTGGTGTTGGTCGACCCGATTTCAGCACCAGATGGCAAATCCAGTGCGCTTGCCGCAGGCGCTGGAGATGTACTGGCGCAAGCTAAGACGGTTTCGAAGTTAGAAGAAGCGATTGCAGACTGTTCTTTAGTGGTTGGTACCTCAGCGCGTTCACGGACATTACCTTGGCCCATGCTTGAACCAAGAGAGTGTGGTGTTCGTATGGTAAAAGAGTCATTATCAGGGCCGGTGGCGCTCGTGTTTGGTCGTGAAAACAACGGCCTGACCAACGAAGAATTACAACAATGTCATTATCATGTTTGCATCCCTGCCAACCCTGAATATTCATCTTTAAATTTGGCCGCTGCAGTCCAAACCTTATGCTACGAAATTCGCATGGGCTATCTCAAGCAAAACGAGTATCCTGATGTCGAACAAGAATATCCTCTAGCTGAAGATTTGGAGCGGTTTTATGCCCATTTAGAAAGCACGCTTAAGGATACCGGGTTTGTGGTAGAGAATCATCCGGGACAAGTGATGGTAAAATTACGACGCCTCTTTAATAGAGCTCGCCCAGAGCGCCACGAATTAAATATCTTA